The following coding sequences lie in one Schistosoma mansoni strain Puerto Rico chromosome 3, complete genome genomic window:
- a CDS encoding putative 60s ribosomal protein L36e produces MSHIRKYPVCVGREKGLKRTNNIRPKKPSNRRGRLTKQAKFARSLIREVVGFAPFEKRMLELLKNDKEKRALKFAKRRIGGHRRAKKKREELTAIVKSMRMK; encoded by the exons ATGAGCCACATTAGGAAGTATCCTGTCTGCGTTGGTCGAGAGAAAGGTCTCAAGAGAACAAACAATATCCGTCCTAAAAAGCCTTCAAACAGAAGAGGG CGTTTAACCAAACAAGCAAAGTTTGCACGAAGTCTAATACGTGAGGTAGTGGGCTTTGCTCCATTTGAGAAGCGTATGCTTGAGTTGCTGAAAAACGATAAGGAAAAAAGGGCACTCAAATTCGCTAAGCGTCGCATTGGTGGACACAGAAGAGCTAAGAAGAAAAGGGAAGAGTTAACGGCCATCGTCAAGAGTATGAGAATGAAGTAA